The genomic region TAAGGATTACCGTGGGTTGGCTGCACAGAGACCTGGGCTTTCTGCCGCTATGACTATTTTTATGATATCCCTGGCTGGATTCCCACCAACAGCCGGGTTTGTTGCCAAATACGGTCTTTTTTCTGCTGCTGTAGAACAAGGATATATTTGGCTTGTAGTTGTTGGTGTCCTAAATACATTGATCTCCGTCTATTACTATCTCCGATTGGTTATAAATATGTATATGCAAGAGGAAGAGAGAGCTTTGCTTCCATCTTTTAGTATGTTAGCAATCGGTCTTATCGGATTAATGGCAACTATGATGGTCGTCTTGGGAATTATACCTGGCTACCTATTAGAAATCGCTGCCGAAGCTGTAAATATTACATCCTGATATTTTATTGAAAATTTTTCCCATCTTTGTTTTATTCTATTATTAACTGTGACAAAAAATTAATGAAAAATAAATATCATTATTTGGATCAGTTTTTTATATCGATTAATTTCCGTTCTTTCAAGTTCGGCTTTAATTCAAAATAATTTTTCAAGAATGCAAAACATTTACATAAATACACTATTTTCCATCGCCCATGAAAATGGTACCAAGATAGGAAGGAATATATGGATTTAACTGCTCATTGGGTCGGTATCACCGCGATCGTGGTGTTCGTCCTGTCCTACTCGTTTGTGATCACTGAAGAATTCACTCACTTAAGGAAATCCGTACCGGTCATCTTTGGCGCGGGGATCATCTGGGCATTCATTGCTTATCAGTACATGGGTGGTATGGATCACGGGGCCGAAGAAGCCGTTAGACACTTCTTGGTTGAATTTAGTGAGCTTTTCTTATTCCTTTTGGCAGCTATGACTTACGTCAACTCGATGAACGAACGGGGCATATTTGATGCGCTTCGCTCCTGGCTCGTACTCCGCGGTTTTAATTATCGACAGCTATTCTGGATTACTGGCATCATCAGCTTTTTCCTCTCGCCCATCATTGACAACCTGACGACCGCGTTGGTGATGTGTGCTGTGGTACTCGCCGTTGGTCAAAACAACAAGCACTTCATTAGTCTTGCCTGTGTCAACATCGTGGTGGCTGCGAATGCCGGGGGTGCGTTCAGTCCTTTTGGTGATATCACTACACTAATGGTCTGGCAAAAAGGCATAGTTGATTTCTGGACGTTTTTCGCGCTTTTCATTCCATCGGTGGTGAACTATTTCATTCCGGCAGCTATCATGTCTTTAGCGGTGAAGAGAGAACAACCGACCATCGATGGTGAAAAAGTCATTATGAAACGAGGAGCGAAACGCATTATGTTTCTTTTCGGGTGTACCATCACCACTGCCGTTTCATTCCATAATTTCCTTCACTTGCCTCCGTTCCTGGGCATGATGACTGGCTTGGCATACCTAAAAATATTCGGCCATTACTTGAATCAAACACATGTTCCTCCTCCAGATCATAACCCTAACTATGGTGAGTCCGGCGACATTGTGCCGTTCGACAGTTTTCGGGAGGTGGCCCGTGTTGAATGGGATACGTTGTTATTCTTTTTTGGCGTGATCATGTGCGTCGGGGGCCTCGGCTTTATCGGATATCTCGATCTTGTGTCGGCGTATATGTACGTCGAGTTGGGTCCAACTTTTGCCAACACATTGGTAGGCATACTCTCAGCAATCATCGACAACAT from Candidatus Neomarinimicrobiota bacterium harbors:
- a CDS encoding sodium:proton antiporter; the encoded protein is MDLTAHWVGITAIVVFVLSYSFVITEEFTHLRKSVPVIFGAGIIWAFIAYQYMGGMDHGAEEAVRHFLVEFSELFLFLLAAMTYVNSMNERGIFDALRSWLVLRGFNYRQLFWITGIISFFLSPIIDNLTTALVMCAVVLAVGQNNKHFISLACVNIVVAANAGGAFSPFGDITTLMVWQKGIVDFWTFFALFIPSVVNYFIPAAIMSLAVKREQPTIDGEKVIMKRGAKRIMFLFGCTITTAVSFHNFLHLPPFLGMMTGLAYLKIFGHYLNQTHVPPPDHNPNYGESGDIVPFDSFREVARVEWDTLLFFFGVIMCVGGLGFIGYLDLVSAYMYVELGPTFANTLVGILSAIIDNIPVMVAVLQMNPTMDMSQWLLVTLTAGVGGSMLSIGSAAGVALMGQARGMYTFFGHLKWTPVIALGYAASIWIHLMVNSGYEGIMP